The following proteins are co-located in the Fusobacteria bacterium ZRK30 genome:
- a CDS encoding DUF2335 domain-containing protein: MKSKTQQNAVKTSNESGEMQARHEAYEGPIPHPNILKGLKGIDETFPERVFIMAEKEQAHRHEMDTKLMKNHSFMSKTGLIFGFLIAILCIGAGLYLVISDKSVKGFTLILTPIAGIIASFMFKNKTENK, translated from the coding sequence ATGAAATCAAAAACTCAACAAAATGCTGTAAAGACTTCTAATGAATCAGGAGAAATGCAAGCGCGTCACGAAGCTTATGAAGGGCCGATACCACACCCAAATATTTTAAAAGGACTTAAAGGAATTGATGAAACATTTCCTGAAAGAGTTTTTATAATGGCAGAAAAAGAACAGGCTCACAGACATGAAATGGATACTAAACTAATGAAAAACCATTCTTTTATGTCAAAGACAGGATTGATTTTTGGGTTTTTAATTGCAATTTTATGTATAGGAGCAGGTTTGTACTTGGTAATTTCTGATAAATCTGTAAAGGGATTCACTTTGATTTTAACACCTATTGCAGGAATTATAGCTTCTTTTATGTTTAAAAATAAAACAGAGAATAAATAA
- a CDS encoding recombinase family protein, with translation MKNKKGIIYVRESTKDQDWEAQLIECRNYAAKLGIEVVKEYVDQMSGARNDRKGFLELQDNIKNQEFDILILWELSRATRDFITYRLLFQSLKEADIELHSLQEGILATDDDIDKNFGIDIMALLNERERKIVGRRIKIRKDSLRYSGKWGGGRTPLGYSSNGPELFINEDAPLVREIFNLYSKGESIAAIARKFGMNDRKKVGRILKNPLYTGKIVIATESVNGKTKVYNPPKLIDGLHEPIISEELFYSINKIRKSNKPKSYKDHYLFNNVICQCGKKAYPCRNKRGHLTYDCKNHVHWHSGAMLEEQVIDILEKEMEKMTLEDDDPNNPKVRITLYENELKKIITKEKNLLTKYLDNKVSESLFDSTSSELSKTKEGIQEEIKSLKEYKPNTINIDNKTLLKKYLKKIKNEKDRKKIKKILNLIIYEIKYVNNFRAVVITNLI, from the coding sequence ATGAAGAATAAAAAAGGAATAATTTATGTCAGAGAATCCACCAAAGACCAGGACTGGGAAGCACAGCTTATAGAATGTAGAAATTATGCTGCTAAACTAGGAATCGAAGTTGTAAAGGAATATGTCGATCAGATGTCCGGAGCCAGGAACGACCGGAAGGGGTTTCTTGAGCTTCAGGATAATATAAAAAACCAGGAATTTGATATCTTAATCCTATGGGAACTTTCTCGTGCTACCAGGGATTTCATAACCTATCGACTTCTATTCCAAAGTCTAAAAGAAGCCGATATAGAACTTCACTCCCTCCAGGAAGGGATCCTGGCTACAGATGATGATATAGATAAAAACTTTGGTATAGACATCATGGCTCTCCTAAACGAAAGGGAAAGAAAGATCGTCGGCCGTAGGATAAAAATAAGAAAAGACTCCCTCAGGTATTCCGGTAAATGGGGAGGAGGAAGAACTCCCCTTGGATACTCCAGTAATGGTCCTGAGTTATTTATAAATGAGGATGCTCCCTTAGTTCGTGAGATCTTTAATCTCTATTCAAAAGGTGAATCCATAGCAGCCATAGCTAGAAAATTTGGAATGAATGATAGAAAAAAAGTTGGCAGAATATTAAAAAATCCATTATATACCGGTAAAATTGTTATCGCCACTGAATCTGTCAATGGGAAAACTAAAGTATATAATCCCCCTAAACTAATAGATGGACTGCATGAACCCATCATCTCTGAAGAATTATTCTATTCCATTAACAAAATCAGGAAAAGTAATAAACCTAAGAGTTATAAAGATCATTATCTATTCAATAATGTAATCTGCCAATGTGGAAAAAAAGCCTATCCTTGCAGGAATAAACGGGGTCACCTAACATATGATTGTAAAAATCATGTACACTGGCATAGTGGTGCTATGCTAGAAGAGCAGGTAATCGATATTTTAGAAAAAGAGATGGAAAAGATGACCTTAGAAGATGACGACCCAAATAATCCAAAAGTAAGAATTACCCTCTATGAAAATGAACTAAAAAAAATTATAACCAAGGAAAAAAACTTGTTAACTAAATACCTGGATAACAAAGTCTCAGAATCCCTTTTTGATTCCACCAGTTCAGAATTATCCAAGACAAAGGAAGGGATCCAGGAAGAAATAAAGTCATTAAAAGAGTACAAACCTAATACTATTAATATAGATAACAAAACTCTGTTAAAAAAGTACCTGAAAAAAATTAAAAATGAAAAGGACCGAAAAAAGATAAAGAAGATCTTAAATTTGATAATTTATGAAATTAAGTATGTTAATAATTTTAGAGCTGTAGTTATCACTAACCTTATTTAG
- a CDS encoding AbrB/MazE/SpoVT family DNA-binding domain-containing protein — MVMLLGLFKIWRTGNSAGITIPSRLTKALDIKKGDTVKMYYHEKENKLEIFLKL, encoded by the coding sequence ATGGTTATGCTTCTAGGATTGTTTAAAATTTGGAGGACTGGAAATTCTGCTGGGATTACAATCCCTTCTAGATTAACTAAGGCATTAGACATAAAAAAAGGGGATACTGTCAAAATGTATTATCATGAAAAAGAAAATAAACTTGAAATTTTTTTAAAGCTTTAA
- a CDS encoding helix-turn-helix domain-containing protein — protein MSVTKVSDNKLKALGIFLKKTRERVKLGTNQLAAKIGISPSYITKLEKGHIATVHPYLLRRVAEGLRIDYKELYKIVDYLDEEEPIEMTSNGRRIETIKIPMYGTASAGPGYYNLLDELDEQFQIPIEDYKEGRFTVKIEGDSMTGIGGKSIPCGSIALVDPMMCSNIGELLGKVCVFTYNDSTYIKQLQIDEQEIIHLVSFNPNISDIIILNENELKCEGRVIKTYFEQKW, from the coding sequence ATGAGTGTAACTAAGGTGTCAGATAATAAATTAAAAGCCCTTGGAATATTTTTAAAAAAAACTAGAGAAAGAGTTAAATTAGGAACAAATCAATTAGCAGCTAAAATTGGAATAAGTCCAAGTTATATAACTAAATTAGAAAAAGGTCATATAGCAACAGTACATCCATATCTACTACGTCGTGTAGCTGAAGGTTTAAGAATAGACTATAAAGAATTATATAAAATAGTAGATTATTTAGACGAAGAAGAACCAATTGAAATGACCTCAAATGGAAGAAGAATTGAAACAATAAAAATTCCTATGTATGGAACTGCTAGTGCAGGACCAGGGTACTATAATCTTCTAGATGAATTAGATGAACAATTTCAAATTCCTATTGAGGATTATAAAGAAGGAAGATTTACAGTCAAAATAGAGGGTGATTCAATGACTGGTATCGGAGGGAAATCTATACCATGTGGATCAATTGCATTAGTAGATCCTATGATGTGTAGTAATATAGGAGAGTTATTGGGAAAGGTTTGTGTATTTACTTATAATGACTCTACTTATATCAAACAATTACAAATAGATGAGCAAGAGATAATACACCTAGTTTCATTTAATCCAAATATCTCAGATATTATTATCCTTAATGAAAATGAATTAAAGTGTGAAGGAAGAGTAATTAAAACTTATTTTGAGCAGAAGTGGTAA
- a CDS encoding GIY-YIG nuclease family protein produces the protein MTKKKLDFLSGESVINCGKLLNFGCDNSRYSKEVKNTIGAKGVYIIISDKQRYIYPKKDSKVIYIGKAVNLFSRIERHRKRLEWNISKNDSELKYIWDNDRYLYMRNHGANVYYIKAKTNKPAMKLESEIMLEFYRKYQATPIGNGARSLKVVAQ, from the coding sequence ATGACTAAAAAAAAATTAGATTTTTTATCAGGAGAGTCGGTTATAAATTGTGGTAAATTATTAAATTTTGGATGTGATAATAGCCGATATTCGAAAGAAGTAAAGAATACAATAGGAGCAAAGGGTGTTTATATAATAATTTCAGATAAACAAAGATATATTTATCCTAAAAAAGACTCTAAAGTAATATATATAGGGAAAGCTGTTAATCTATTTAGTCGTATTGAACGACATAGAAAAAGACTTGAGTGGAACATCTCTAAAAACGATTCTGAATTAAAATATATTTGGGATAATGACAGATATTTATATATGAGAAATCATGGTGCAAATGTATATTATATTAAAGCTAAAACTAATAAACCTGCTATGAAACTTGAATCAGAAATTATGTTAGAATTTTACAGAAAGTACCAAGCTACTCCTATTGGAAATGGTGCTAGATCTTTAAAAGTTGTCGCCCAATAA